TCGCGCTTCCTACGCCATCTACGACAGCGAGAGGGGCACCGTGACCCTGCACCGGGTGGAATACGACATCGCCGCTACGCAACGCCTCATAGAGGCGGCGGGGCTGCCCCGCTGGCTCAGCGAGCGTCTGGCGGTGGGCCGCTGATCTGGTCGCCCTCCCGTTCCGCGTGGTGGCTGTAGGGTTCCACGTAGACCACGGCGTCGCGCACTTCAGGCACCTCGCGGCAGAGGCGACGGCTGATACGGCAGGCCAGGTCGTGGGCCTCGGCCAGGGTGATGTGGCCCGGCAGGTCCAGGGCCACGTCCAGGTGCACCCACTTCCCGGCCTGGCGCATGCGGAGGGAGTGGTAGCCGCCGCGTACCTCCTCGTCCAGGATGCGCCTCACCTCGCCCTCCACCTCCGACGAGGGTGCGGCATCCAGCAGCACGCTGCTGGTGCGCAGGCCGAGCCGCGCCGCTGTGTAGACCATCACCCCTGCTACCGCCAGGGCCGCTGCCGGGTCCAGCCACTCGGCCCCCACGCGCCCGCCGAGGAGCCCTACCAGGGCCGCCCCCTTGGCCCAGAGGTCCGTGGAGAAGTGAAAGGCATCGGCCTCCAGGGCATAGGAGCCGTAGGTGCGGGCCACGTTGCCCAGGTAGCGAGCAGCCGCGTAGTCCACCACCACGGTGGCTGCCACCACGGCGATGGCGACCGTCGGCACCTCCAGGCGGTAGCCGGTGGCCAGCCTCACGGCCACCTCCACAGCGATGAAGATGGCGATGAGGCCCACCAGGGCCACCTGCACCAGAGAGGAAAAGTTCTCGAACTTGGCGTGGCCGTAATGATGTCCCGGGTCGGGTGGGCGGGCGGCCATGGAGACGCCCCAGTAGGCGAAGAGGGAGGCCGCCAGATCGAAGACCGAGTGGCCGGCGTCGGCCAGCACGGCCAGCGAGCCGGTGACGAAGGCCACCGCCCCCTCCACGGCTATGAGGGCCAGGTTGATGGCCACCGAGGCAGCTGCCGCCGTCCTCTTGGGCCGTGCCGCCGGGTCGAAATAGCGGGCCGCGGTCATGGCCTACACCCCTACAGGCCCATTGTATCGCCTGCGTCCCAGCCGCCGACTGTCGCTATAATGGGCCAGCAGGATGTCCGCCGTGAACGTGGTCATCGCCCTGGACATCGCCCCGGAGCTGTTGGAGCGCATACGGGCGGTGGACGGGCGCCTGCACGTCAGCGTCCTCAACCGGGCCCAGCGCCAGGCCTATCGTGGCGGCCGTCGCGTCCACGTCGTCTACCGAGAGAGCCAGGAGCCGGCCCACGAGGACGCGGAGGCGGCCCGACGCTCGCTCCTGTCGGTGCTGGGAGAGGCGGAGGTGCTGTTGAGCAGCCCCATCGTGCCGCCTGAGTTGCCCCAGATGGCGCCCAAGCTGCGCTGGCTGCAGCTCACCAGCGCCGGGGTCGACCGGCTGCTGGAGAGCCCCATCCTGGGCAGCGGCATCACCGTCACCACCGCCAGCGGCATCCACGCCATCCCCATCGGCGAATACGTGCTGGGGGCCATGCTGGCCCTGGCCAAGGGCTTCCCCCAGGCCATGGCCGCCCAGCGGGAGCGGGCCTGGCGCCCCTACCTGCCAGAAGGGCTGCACGGGATGACCGTGGGCATCATCGGTCTGGGGGCCATCGGGCGGGAGGTGGCCCGCCTGGCCAAGGCCTTCGGAATGAGGGTCCTGGCCTGTCGCCGTTCCTGCCAGCGCCCCCAGGAGCGCCCTCCCGATGCCCCCGAGGTGGACCTGCTGTTGCCGCCCTCGCAGTTGCAACGGCTCCTGGCCGAGGCCGACTATCTGGTTCTGGCGGTGCCCCTCACCCCCGAGACCCGGGGCCTCATCGGCCCCCGCGAGCTGGCGACCATGAAGAGGGGCGCACGGCTGATAAACGTGGCCCGGGGGTCGGTGGTGGACGAGGATGCCCTGCTGGACGCCCTCCGCTCGGGACACCTGGCGGGCGCTGTCCTGGACGTCTTCCGCCAGGAGCCTCTGCCGCCCGAAAGCGGCCTGTGGGAGCTGCCCCAGGTGCTGCTGACGCCCCACATCTCGGGCGGGACTCCCCGCTACATGGAGCGAGCGATAGAACTCTTCTGCGACAACCTGCGACGGTATCTGGCCGGGGAGCCGTTGCGCAACGTGGTGGACCCGCAGCGGGGCTACTAGGCCAGGAAGGTGCGCGCCCCCTCCAGAATGAAGTCCACAGCGATGGCCATCAGCAGCACGCCCACCAGCCGCGTCAACACCCGCAGGGCCGACTCCCCCAGGAGGCGGAACACTGCCTCGGCCCAGGCGAAGAGCGCCCAGGCCAGCAGGAACACCACCGCTGCGGCGGCGATGGTCAGTCCCGCCCCCATATCCTGGGAGAGAGAGACGGCGGTGGCCAGGGCGCCCGGCCCCGAGAGGAGGGGCACAGCCAGGGGCACCAGCGCCACCTGGAACACATCGGTCCGCACTCCATCGGCGTCGGCGACCTCCAGGCTCTGGCCTCGCTCCACCATACGGTAGGCCGGCAGCACCAGCAGTGCCCCGGCAGCCACCTGGAAGCTCTGGGCGGAGATGCCCATGAAGTCCAGCACCTGCTCCCCACTCAGGGCGAAGACCGCCAGCAGCAGAAAGGCCGCCACCACCGAGGCCGTGGCCGCCCGCACCTGAAGAGCCCGCGGCAGTTGGGCCGTCAGCAGGTAGAAGACCAGCACGTTGCCGATGGGGTCGATGATGGCGAAGAAGGAGACCAGGGCACGGGCGAAGTCGGCGCCCATGACGAGGCCCGCGGCCTAGGTCTGGGCTTCCCCCGCCCGCAGGGAGACGACAGCCATGCAGGCTACGGCGTCGCCGGGCGCGAGGTCCATCAGCCGTACGCCCTGGGTGCTTCGCCCCTGGACGGAGATCTCCTCCACCGGCGTGCGCAGCATCACGCCGTCCTGGGAGGCCACGGCCACCTCGTCCCCGCCCCGCACCACCCGCGCCGCGGCCACCGGGCCGGTGCGGTCGCTGACCTTGTAGGTGATGACGCCCTGGCCGCCCCTGCCCTGCTGGGGGTACTGGTCCAGGGGCGTGCGCTTGCCGTAGCCACGAGCGGTGACGGTCAGCAGGTGGCCGCCGTCCTGGGCGATGTCCATGGCCACCACCTCATCGCCGGGGGAGAGCTTGATGCCGCGGACGCCGCCGGACTGTCTCGATGCCTGGCGGAGGGAACTGACGGGGAAGCGCAGGGCCTTGCCCTGGGCCGTCACCAGCACGGCGTCGTCGCCGTCGCGGGCCAGCCGTGCCGACACCAGCTCGTCGCCCGGTTCCAGGTCCATGGCCACCAGGCCACGGCGGCCGGCAAAGGCGAACTCCGATAGGGGGGTGCGCTTTACTTCCCCCCTGCGGGTGGCCATCACCAGGCAGTCATGGTCTGCGCCGTGAGGATGGCGGACCACCGCCGTCACCCGCTCGCCCGGCTCCATGCCCGAGAGGAAGTTGATGACGGGCTGGCCGCGGGCCTGGCGCGACTCCTCCGGTATCTCGTAGGCCCGTACCTGGAAGCAGCGCCCCCGGTCGGTGAAGAAGACCAGGCTGTCGTGGGTGTCGGCCACCACCAGGTGGGCCACGGCGTCGTCCTCGCGGGTGCGCATGGCGGTGATGCCGCGGCCGCCCCGCCTCTGGGCGCGGTAGGTGGACAGGGGCATGCGCTTGATGTAGCCCCGGGCGGAGATGGTCACCACCACGTCCTGGTGGGGCACCAGGTCCTCCTCGCTGACCTCCTCCGGCTCCTGGTCGATGATCTGGGTGCGGCGGGGGTCGCCGTACTTCTTCTTCAGCTCCCGCATCTCCTCCTTGATGACGAAGTCGATCTTGCGGGGGTTGGCCAGCAGGTCTTCCAGGTAGGCGATCTCCTTGATGACCTCGGCATACTCGTCCTGCAGCTTCTGCCGCTCCAGCCGGGCCAGGCGCCTCAGCTGCATGTCCAGGACGGCCTGTGCCTGCCGTTCGCTCAGGCCGAAGGGGCGGCCCATGAGGCGCTGACGGGCCTCGTCGGCCGAGGCCGACTCGCGGATGGCCCGGATGACGGCGTCCAGGTGGTCCAGGGCCTTGAGCAGCCCCTGCAGGATGTGCTCCCGCTCCTTGGCCCGCTCCAGGTCGAACTGGGAGCGGCGGCGCACCACCTCTCGCCGGTGGGCGATGAAGGCCTCCAGCATGCGCTTGAGGCCCACGGTGCGGGGCTGGCCGTCCACCAGGGCCAGCATGTTGGCGTTGAAGGCCGTCTGCATGGGGGTGTGCTTGTAGAGGGCGGCCAGCACCTGCTGGGGGTTGGCCTCGCGCCTGACCTCGATGACGATGCGCAGCCCCTCCCGGTCCGACTCGTCCCTCACCTCGGCGATGCCCTCGATGCGTCGCTCGCGGGCCAGCTCGGCGATGCGGGCCACCAGGGCCGCCTTGGCCACCCGGTAGGGCAGCTCGGTGACCACTATCTGGTGGCCTCCCCTGGGCTGGGGCTCGATGTGGGCCCGCGCCCGCATCAGAATGCGTCCCTTGCCCTCGGCGTAGGCGTGGCCGATGGCGTCGATGCGCCGCTCCACTCGCTGGCCGTCGGGCCCCGGCACCTTCACCTTCTCGTAGCGGAAGATGATGCCGCCGGTGGGGAAGTCGGGGCCACGGACGATGCGCGTCAGCTCCTCGGTGGTGGCGTCGGGCTTGTCCAGCAGGTGGATGACGGCGTCGCACACCTCGCTCAGGTTGTGGGGCGGGATGTCGGTGGCCATGCCCACGGCGATGCCCGAGGCGCCGTTGACCAGCAGGTTGGGCAGCCGGGCCGGCAGGACCACCGGCTCCTTGAGGGAGTCGTCGAAGTTGGGGACGAAGTCCACCGTCTCCTTGTCGATGTCGGCCAGCATCTCCTCGGCTATGGCCGCCAGGCGGGCCTCGGTGTAGCGCATGGCCGCCGGGGGGTCATCGTCGATGGAGCCGAAGTTGCCCTGGCCGTCCACCAGGGGATAGCGCATGGTGAAGGGCTGGGCCAGGCGCACCATGGCCTCGTAGACCGGATCGTCGCCGTGGGGGTGGTACTTGCCCAGCACCTCGCCCACGATGCGGGCGCTCTTCTTGTAGGGCTGGCCCGGGCGCAGGCCCAGCTCCTGCATGACGTAGAGGATGCGCCGCTGGACGGGCTTGAGGCCGTCGCGCACGTCGGGGAGGGCGCGGGAGACGATGACGCTCATGGCGTAGTCGAGGTAGGCGGCCCGCATCTCCTCCTCGATGCGTACGGGCCTTATCTCCCGCGCTACCTGCTCCGAGACCATCTAACTCACCTCGCTCGCTGTCGCTGGGTGGGGTGCCGGACCGAAATCAGCTGCCAGAGGCGACGAAAGAGCGCATGCACACTTCCTATGATACCCTCTGAGCGCCTGCATCTCACGCTGGCTGGCGGCAGGCGGCGATGAAGGCGGCGAAGAGAGGCGCGGCGGCGGCGATGGGGCCCTCCGGCTGCGGCCCCTCGCCCCACATCTCGGGGCGCTCCGGGTGCCACTGCACCCCCACCGCCCAGGGGTGGCCCTCCACCTGCACCGCCTCCACCATGCCTTCGGGCGAGAGGGCCAGCGCCCTCAGGCCCGGCGCCAGGCGGTCGGGCGTCACCGCCTGGTGGTGGCGGGAGTTGGCCCAAACCTCCTCGCGCTCGTAAAGCTCCCGCAGCAGGCCGCCCGCCAGCAGGCGCACCGGGTGCCAGGCCGAGGAGCCGTCCTCCCCCGCCTCGTGAGAGCCGTCCTCGATGTGCTGCAGCAGCCTCCCGCCCAGGGCCACGTTCAGGAGCTGGTGGCCGCGGCAGACCCCCAGCACCGGCAGGCCTCGGGATAGGGCCTCCCTCAGGAGCGCCAGTTCGTGCTTGTCCCTCTCCTGATTGGGGCGCTGGGTCCTTGGGTGGGGCCGCTCGCCGTAAAGGGAGGGGTCAACGTCCACCCCGCCGGTGATGAGGAGGCCGTGTATGCCCTCTAGTCCCTCCCCTGGCGGGAGGCGGCGGGGCAGGCCGCCGGCCCAACGCACGCTCTCCTCGTAATGGGCGAAGCGTTCGCCAGCAGGAGCCTTCCAGAGCGGGATGCCGATGACAGGTCTCACAGGCCGAGTATATCAGCGCACCAGCCGCCGCCGCATGAGCAAGAGGGCCAGGGCGTAGAAGAGGAGGGCGGCCACAGCCAGCCAGGCCAGGTGACCCATATGGCCCCACTCCAGCCCGCCCCGCACCAGCCCCCGGAACAGCTCGGCGGCGTGGGCCGAAGGGACCCACCAAGAGAGGCGCTGCGCCCATTCCGGCAGCTCCTCCAGCGGGAACCAGGCCCCCGACAGCCAGAACTGGGGCGTGATGTAGAGGACGAAGAAGTAGTTCAGGGAGCGGACCGACCGCGCCACGGCCGTGTTGCAGAGGCTTATGGCGGCGAAGAAGAGGCAGGCCGGCACCGCCGCCAGGGGCACCAGCAACGCCAGGGGCGAGGCCACCGTCCCGAAGGCGGCGATGACCACCAGGATGAAGAGGGTGCTGAT
This genomic interval from Dehalococcoidia bacterium contains the following:
- a CDS encoding ABC transporter permease, with product MTLALARPDLSLRALRLWQRNWDVLRNTWLEELVWPFVEPLVTLLALGVGLGRIVQLPGDESYLEFVAPGLLAIFPMWAATSEAGWSSYFRLESERIFDAVMATPLSVDDITTGEVLWAATRGLISTLFILVVIAAFGTVASPLALLVPLAAVPACLFFAAISLCNTAVARSVRSLNYFFVLYITPQFWLSGAWFPLEELPEWAQRLSWWVPSAHAAELFRGLVRGGLEWGHMGHLAWLAVAALLFYALALLLMRRRLVR
- the gyrA gene encoding DNA gyrase subunit A — encoded protein: MVSEQVAREIRPVRIEEEMRAAYLDYAMSVIVSRALPDVRDGLKPVQRRILYVMQELGLRPGQPYKKSARIVGEVLGKYHPHGDDPVYEAMVRLAQPFTMRYPLVDGQGNFGSIDDDPPAAMRYTEARLAAIAEEMLADIDKETVDFVPNFDDSLKEPVVLPARLPNLLVNGASGIAVGMATDIPPHNLSEVCDAVIHLLDKPDATTEELTRIVRGPDFPTGGIIFRYEKVKVPGPDGQRVERRIDAIGHAYAEGKGRILMRARAHIEPQPRGGHQIVVTELPYRVAKAALVARIAELARERRIEGIAEVRDESDREGLRIVIEVRREANPQQVLAALYKHTPMQTAFNANMLALVDGQPRTVGLKRMLEAFIAHRREVVRRRSQFDLERAKEREHILQGLLKALDHLDAVIRAIRESASADEARQRLMGRPFGLSERQAQAVLDMQLRRLARLERQKLQDEYAEVIKEIAYLEDLLANPRKIDFVIKEEMRELKKKYGDPRRTQIIDQEPEEVSEEDLVPHQDVVVTISARGYIKRMPLSTYRAQRRGGRGITAMRTREDDAVAHLVVADTHDSLVFFTDRGRCFQVRAYEIPEESRQARGQPVINFLSGMEPGERVTAVVRHPHGADHDCLVMATRRGEVKRTPLSEFAFAGRRGLVAMDLEPGDELVSARLARDGDDAVLVTAQGKALRFPVSSLRQASRQSGGVRGIKLSPGDEVVAMDIAQDGGHLLTVTARGYGKRTPLDQYPQQGRGGQGVITYKVSDRTGPVAAARVVRGGDEVAVASQDGVMLRTPVEEISVQGRSTQGVRLMDLAPGDAVACMAVVSLRAGEAQT
- a CDS encoding MarC family protein — protein: MGADFARALVSFFAIIDPIGNVLVFYLLTAQLPRALQVRAATASVVAAFLLLAVFALSGEQVLDFMGISAQSFQVAAGALLVLPAYRMVERGQSLEVADADGVRTDVFQVALVPLAVPLLSGPGALATAVSLSQDMGAGLTIAAAAVVFLLAWALFAWAEAVFRLLGESALRVLTRLVGVLLMAIAVDFILEGARTFLA
- a CDS encoding gamma-glutamyl-gamma-aminobutyrate hydrolase family protein, which gives rise to MRPVIGIPLWKAPAGERFAHYEESVRWAGGLPRRLPPGEGLEGIHGLLITGGVDVDPSLYGERPHPRTQRPNQERDKHELALLREALSRGLPVLGVCRGHQLLNVALGGRLLQHIEDGSHEAGEDGSSAWHPVRLLAGGLLRELYEREEVWANSRHHQAVTPDRLAPGLRALALSPEGMVEAVQVEGHPWAVGVQWHPERPEMWGEGPQPEGPIAAAAPLFAAFIAACRQPA
- a CDS encoding cation diffusion facilitator family transporter, whose translation is MTAARYFDPAARPKRTAAAASVAINLALIAVEGAVAFVTGSLAVLADAGHSVFDLAASLFAYWGVSMAARPPDPGHHYGHAKFENFSSLVQVALVGLIAIFIAVEVAVRLATGYRLEVPTVAIAVVAATVVVDYAAARYLGNVARTYGSYALEADAFHFSTDLWAKGAALVGLLGGRVGAEWLDPAAALAVAGVMVYTAARLGLRTSSVLLDAAPSSEVEGEVRRILDEEVRGGYHSLRMRQAGKWVHLDVALDLPGHITLAEAHDLACRISRRLCREVPEVRDAVVYVEPYSHHAEREGDQISGPPPDAR
- a CDS encoding D-2-hydroxyacid dehydrogenase, encoding MNVVIALDIAPELLERIRAVDGRLHVSVLNRAQRQAYRGGRRVHVVYRESQEPAHEDAEAARRSLLSVLGEAEVLLSSPIVPPELPQMAPKLRWLQLTSAGVDRLLESPILGSGITVTTASGIHAIPIGEYVLGAMLALAKGFPQAMAAQRERAWRPYLPEGLHGMTVGIIGLGAIGREVARLAKAFGMRVLACRRSCQRPQERPPDAPEVDLLLPPSQLQRLLAEADYLVLAVPLTPETRGLIGPRELATMKRGARLINVARGSVVDEDALLDALRSGHLAGAVLDVFRQEPLPPESGLWELPQVLLTPHISGGTPRYMERAIELFCDNLRRYLAGEPLRNVVDPQRGY